The DNA region AGCACCATCAGCACGTCGGCAAGGCTGCGGGCGAGTTTGGCGTCGAGGAAACCATTGATGGCGCACGCGGCCAGTGCGGCGGCGAAGCCGATGGACATGTAGAGGGAAACCTTGCTCCTGGCCTTGAAGAAGCCAATCAGGCCGCCCACCACCAGCAAAACAACGTAAATCCAGAGCACCGTGTAATGATTCATGC from Verrucomicrobiia bacterium includes:
- a CDS encoding TMEM14 family protein, coding for MNHYTVLWIYVVLLVVGGLIGFFKARSKVSLYMSIGFAAALAACAINGFLDAKLARSLADVLMVLLLVVFAMRLAKTKKFMPAGMMLIVTIAALALRHLT